A window from Dromaius novaehollandiae isolate bDroNov1 chromosome 1, bDroNov1.hap1, whole genome shotgun sequence encodes these proteins:
- the LRRC32 gene encoding transforming growth factor beta activator LRRC32 isoform X1 codes for MGMQETLETRTMKLYIIFFLAVVNRGISNYRPTEGTSCEVANMQAFCHSKDLHQIPHELHLNVNKIDLSGNLIQSIPEMPLSFYTSLQCLDLSSNQISFIKPGVFAHMTRLREINLANNHLYEFAQNGTAGIGLLPKVEILDLSHNSLYNGMAEYFINEAPALQYLSLADNSIIMISQQMFQGSPSLLEIDLQSNIIMEIEEGAFETLANLSKLNLSMNSITCISDFSLRQLEVLDLSRNSIETFHTTKSEDEYSLRCLDLSENKLQAFPVFPQVNKLVTLNLSKNLIQLTDESPHNKMDYMEKDWLDASFHLLDQKQNRNKSSLYLSQLVYLDLSYNEIKSIPNEFFESMLSLHTLNLSKNCLQTFTVTYDNTLISLTILDLSYNALQNLFLDAGTLSNLKELYIQNNHLQTLQFDIFSRLPSLKLLNLQSNNISLCSMYSGLAKQRLAGEESGCISFVDSPALQYLYLADNMLTILPAYTFYKTSLVILDLSMNPGLKIEVKALSGLERSLEYLYLHGNSLTELNIDLPCFSHLKHLNLSENQLNWLPTWGSDSPLEVLDLRNNRFSTLQSSNILALENSLKNLYLTGNPLNCCGNIWLSSMIQNKNVQIPNVEHLTCHYTQNFGYQEEMHIGNIRPEDCEKEDLKKINFLIILTFVLVLSVIIIGVGSFFCFRRQNFSHQFKA; via the exons ATGGGGATGCAAGAAACCCTTGAAACAAG AACCATGAAACTGTACATCATCTTCTTCCTGGCAGTGGTGAACAGAGGGATCTCCAACTATCGGCCCACAGAGGGGACATCCTGTGAAGTG GCAAACATGCAGGCATTTTGCCACAGCAAAGACCTTCACCAAATCCCTCATGAGCTCCATCTGAATGTAAACAAAATAGATCTGTCCGGAAACCTGATTCAAAGTATCCCTGAAATGCCATTATCATTTTATACTTCCCTCCAGTGCCTGGATTTAAGCTCTAACCAGATAAGCTTCATCAAGCCCGGAGTCTTTGCACACATGACGAGATTGCGGGAAATAAATTTAGCCAACAACCATTTATATGAGTTTGCTCAGAATGGGACAGCAGGGATTGGACTTTTACCCAAGGTGGAAATACTGGACTTGTCCCACAACAGTCTCTACAATGGGATGGCTGAGTATTTCATTAACGAAGCTCCAGCACTGCAGTATCTTTCCTTGGCAGACAACAGTATTATAATGATATCACAGCAGATGTTTCAGGGATCCCCCAGTCTTCTGGAGATAGATCTCCAGAGTAATATCATCATGGAAATAGAAGAAGGTGCTTTTGAGACTCTAGCGAACCTTTCCAAACTGAATCTCTCCATGAATTCAATTACTTGCATCTCTGATTTCAGCCTCAGGCAGCTGGAGGTACTTGACCTTAGCAGGAATAGCATTGAGACCTTCCATACCACAAAGTCAGAGGATGAGTATAGCTTAAGATGCTTGGATCTTAGTGAAAACAAACTGCAGGCCTTCCCAGTCTTCCCCCAGGTGAACAAGCTGGTAACTCTGAATTTATCAAAGAATTTAATTCAGCTCACTGATGAATCCCCTCATAATAAAATGGACTATATGGAGAAAGACTGGCTAGATGCATCTTTTCATCTTCTTGatcagaagcaaaacagaaataaaagttcTCTTTATTTATCCCAACTCGTATATTTAGACTTAAGTTATAATGAAATCAAATCTATCCCGAATGAGTTCTTTGAATCCATGTTGTCCCTTCACACCCTTAATCTCAGTAAAAACTGTCTCCAGACTTTTACAGTAACTTATGACAATACATTGATCTCCCTGACCATCCTTGACTTGAGCTACAATGCTTTGCAGAACCTTTTCCTCGATGCCGGCACACTGTCAAATTTGAAGGAGCTCTATATTCAAAACAACCACCTTCAGACCCTGCAGTTTGATATCTTTTCACGTCTTCCTAGCCTCAAACTGCTTAATCTACAGAGCAATAATATCAGCCTTTGCAGCATGTACTCAGGACTGGCTAAGCAAAGACTTGCTGGAGAGGAAAGTGGTTGTATATCATTTGTTGATTCTCCTGCTCTTCAGTACTTGTACCTAGCTGACAACATGTTGACCATCCTACCAGCATACACTTTCTATAAGACTTCCCTGGTTATCTTGGATCTCTCCATGAATCCAGGACTGAAAATAGAAGTTAAAGCACTATCAGGACTGGAAAGGTCTCTAGAGTATTTGTATTTACATGGCAATAGCCTGACAGAATTAAACATTGACTTGCCTTGTTTTAGTCACCTTAAACATTTAAACCTCTCTGAAAATCAGCTGAATTGGCTACCCACATGGGGTAGTGACTCCCCATTGGAAGTTCTGGACCTACGGAATAACAGGTTTAGTACGCTACAGAGTAGCAATATTTTAGCATTAGAAAATTCCCTTAAGAACTTGTATCTCACTGGGAACCCACTCAATTGCTGTGGAAACATCTGGCTTTCATCAATGATCCAGAACAAAAATGTCCAGATCCCCAATGTAGAGCACTTAACATGCCATTACACTCAGAACTTCGGGTACCAGGAAGAAATGCACATTGGGAACATTAGACCAGAAGACTGTGAAAAAGAGGATCTAAAGAAAATCAACTTTCTTATTATATTAACATTTGTTTTGGTGTTATCCGTGATCATCATTGGAGTGGGTTCATTTTTCTGCTTCCGCAGGCAGAACTTTAGCCATCAGTTTAAAGCATAG
- the LRRC32 gene encoding transforming growth factor beta activator LRRC32 isoform X2: protein MKLYIIFFLAVVNRGISNYRPTEGTSCEVANMQAFCHSKDLHQIPHELHLNVNKIDLSGNLIQSIPEMPLSFYTSLQCLDLSSNQISFIKPGVFAHMTRLREINLANNHLYEFAQNGTAGIGLLPKVEILDLSHNSLYNGMAEYFINEAPALQYLSLADNSIIMISQQMFQGSPSLLEIDLQSNIIMEIEEGAFETLANLSKLNLSMNSITCISDFSLRQLEVLDLSRNSIETFHTTKSEDEYSLRCLDLSENKLQAFPVFPQVNKLVTLNLSKNLIQLTDESPHNKMDYMEKDWLDASFHLLDQKQNRNKSSLYLSQLVYLDLSYNEIKSIPNEFFESMLSLHTLNLSKNCLQTFTVTYDNTLISLTILDLSYNALQNLFLDAGTLSNLKELYIQNNHLQTLQFDIFSRLPSLKLLNLQSNNISLCSMYSGLAKQRLAGEESGCISFVDSPALQYLYLADNMLTILPAYTFYKTSLVILDLSMNPGLKIEVKALSGLERSLEYLYLHGNSLTELNIDLPCFSHLKHLNLSENQLNWLPTWGSDSPLEVLDLRNNRFSTLQSSNILALENSLKNLYLTGNPLNCCGNIWLSSMIQNKNVQIPNVEHLTCHYTQNFGYQEEMHIGNIRPEDCEKEDLKKINFLIILTFVLVLSVIIIGVGSFFCFRRQNFSHQFKA, encoded by the exons ATGAAACTGTACATCATCTTCTTCCTGGCAGTGGTGAACAGAGGGATCTCCAACTATCGGCCCACAGAGGGGACATCCTGTGAAGTG GCAAACATGCAGGCATTTTGCCACAGCAAAGACCTTCACCAAATCCCTCATGAGCTCCATCTGAATGTAAACAAAATAGATCTGTCCGGAAACCTGATTCAAAGTATCCCTGAAATGCCATTATCATTTTATACTTCCCTCCAGTGCCTGGATTTAAGCTCTAACCAGATAAGCTTCATCAAGCCCGGAGTCTTTGCACACATGACGAGATTGCGGGAAATAAATTTAGCCAACAACCATTTATATGAGTTTGCTCAGAATGGGACAGCAGGGATTGGACTTTTACCCAAGGTGGAAATACTGGACTTGTCCCACAACAGTCTCTACAATGGGATGGCTGAGTATTTCATTAACGAAGCTCCAGCACTGCAGTATCTTTCCTTGGCAGACAACAGTATTATAATGATATCACAGCAGATGTTTCAGGGATCCCCCAGTCTTCTGGAGATAGATCTCCAGAGTAATATCATCATGGAAATAGAAGAAGGTGCTTTTGAGACTCTAGCGAACCTTTCCAAACTGAATCTCTCCATGAATTCAATTACTTGCATCTCTGATTTCAGCCTCAGGCAGCTGGAGGTACTTGACCTTAGCAGGAATAGCATTGAGACCTTCCATACCACAAAGTCAGAGGATGAGTATAGCTTAAGATGCTTGGATCTTAGTGAAAACAAACTGCAGGCCTTCCCAGTCTTCCCCCAGGTGAACAAGCTGGTAACTCTGAATTTATCAAAGAATTTAATTCAGCTCACTGATGAATCCCCTCATAATAAAATGGACTATATGGAGAAAGACTGGCTAGATGCATCTTTTCATCTTCTTGatcagaagcaaaacagaaataaaagttcTCTTTATTTATCCCAACTCGTATATTTAGACTTAAGTTATAATGAAATCAAATCTATCCCGAATGAGTTCTTTGAATCCATGTTGTCCCTTCACACCCTTAATCTCAGTAAAAACTGTCTCCAGACTTTTACAGTAACTTATGACAATACATTGATCTCCCTGACCATCCTTGACTTGAGCTACAATGCTTTGCAGAACCTTTTCCTCGATGCCGGCACACTGTCAAATTTGAAGGAGCTCTATATTCAAAACAACCACCTTCAGACCCTGCAGTTTGATATCTTTTCACGTCTTCCTAGCCTCAAACTGCTTAATCTACAGAGCAATAATATCAGCCTTTGCAGCATGTACTCAGGACTGGCTAAGCAAAGACTTGCTGGAGAGGAAAGTGGTTGTATATCATTTGTTGATTCTCCTGCTCTTCAGTACTTGTACCTAGCTGACAACATGTTGACCATCCTACCAGCATACACTTTCTATAAGACTTCCCTGGTTATCTTGGATCTCTCCATGAATCCAGGACTGAAAATAGAAGTTAAAGCACTATCAGGACTGGAAAGGTCTCTAGAGTATTTGTATTTACATGGCAATAGCCTGACAGAATTAAACATTGACTTGCCTTGTTTTAGTCACCTTAAACATTTAAACCTCTCTGAAAATCAGCTGAATTGGCTACCCACATGGGGTAGTGACTCCCCATTGGAAGTTCTGGACCTACGGAATAACAGGTTTAGTACGCTACAGAGTAGCAATATTTTAGCATTAGAAAATTCCCTTAAGAACTTGTATCTCACTGGGAACCCACTCAATTGCTGTGGAAACATCTGGCTTTCATCAATGATCCAGAACAAAAATGTCCAGATCCCCAATGTAGAGCACTTAACATGCCATTACACTCAGAACTTCGGGTACCAGGAAGAAATGCACATTGGGAACATTAGACCAGAAGACTGTGAAAAAGAGGATCTAAAGAAAATCAACTTTCTTATTATATTAACATTTGTTTTGGTGTTATCCGTGATCATCATTGGAGTGGGTTCATTTTTCTGCTTCCGCAGGCAGAACTTTAGCCATCAGTTTAAAGCATAG